In the Candidatus Rhodoblastus alkanivorans genome, one interval contains:
- a CDS encoding NnrS family protein, with protein sequence MSHATSSHATSRRRDAGPAILSNGFRPFFLAGALWAVVAVMVWLPQYFGELTLPNAFTPMDWHAHETLFGYGGAVIAGFLLTAVPNWTGRLPLRGTPLLALFAVWLAGRVAVALSGAIGWALAAAVDSAFLILFCAAMAREVVAGKNWRNMRVLAVVALYALANVAFHIESHVTGDAAYSRRFAVAALIALIMLVGGRIVPSFTHTFLQRRGADRLPKSFGRFDAICMAFSALALVGWVGAPENRTVGVALIFAGLLNFVRLGRWAGDRTTGEALVLVLHLAFAFIPIGFVLSGLAAWLPGLSPSAGLHAWAVGGIGGMTLAVMTRASLGHTGRALHAGPGTKLLYTALALAALARIAAALAPEWSFVLLHVAAFAWLAAFLGFAAIYGPALCSSRIGA encoded by the coding sequence ATGTCCCACGCCACGAGCTCTCACGCGACAAGCCGCCGCCGCGACGCCGGTCCCGCAATCCTGAGCAACGGATTCCGGCCGTTCTTCCTCGCGGGCGCTCTATGGGCGGTCGTCGCCGTGATGGTGTGGCTGCCGCAATATTTCGGCGAACTGACTCTTCCCAACGCCTTCACGCCGATGGACTGGCACGCCCATGAAACTTTGTTCGGCTATGGCGGCGCCGTGATCGCCGGCTTCCTGCTTACCGCCGTTCCGAACTGGACGGGGCGATTGCCGCTGCGCGGAACGCCCCTGCTGGCGCTCTTCGCCGTCTGGCTTGCGGGCCGCGTCGCGGTGGCCCTGTCGGGCGCGATCGGCTGGGCGCTGGCGGCGGCGGTCGATAGCGCGTTTCTCATCCTGTTTTGCGCGGCCATGGCGCGGGAGGTCGTTGCTGGCAAAAATTGGCGCAATATGCGGGTGCTGGCCGTCGTCGCACTCTATGCGCTCGCCAATGTGGCGTTCCATATCGAGTCGCATGTGACGGGCGATGCGGCCTATAGCCGGCGGTTCGCGGTGGCGGCGCTCATCGCTCTCATCATGCTGGTCGGCGGCCGTATCGTGCCGAGCTTCACCCACACTTTCCTCCAGAGGCGCGGCGCCGACCGTCTGCCGAAAAGCTTCGGACGTTTCGACGCCATCTGCATGGCGTTTTCGGCGCTGGCGCTGGTCGGATGGGTCGGCGCCCCGGAAAATAGAACGGTCGGCGTCGCCCTGATCTTCGCGGGCCTTCTCAACTTCGTGCGCCTCGGGCGCTGGGCGGGCGATCGGACCACGGGCGAGGCGCTGGTTCTCGTCCTCCATCTCGCCTTCGCCTTCATTCCGATCGGCTTCGTGCTCAGCGGGCTCGCCGCCTGGCTTCCGGGCTTATCGCCGAGCGCCGGGCTGCACGCCTGGGCGGTGGGCGGGATCGGCGGCATGACGCTTGCGGTCATGACCCGCGCGAGCCTCGGCCATACCGGCCGCGCGCTCCACGCGGGTCCGGGAACGAAACTGCTTTATACCGCTTTGGCGCTCGCGGCTTTGGCGCGGATCGCGGCGGCGCTGGCGCCGGAATGGAGTTTCGTTCTGCTCCATGTCGCGGCCTTCGCCTGGCTCGCGGCCTTTCTTGGCTTCGCCGCGATCTATGGCCCGGCGCTGTGCAGTTCCCGGATCGGAGCCTGA
- a CDS encoding Crp/Fnr family transcriptional regulator, giving the protein MARLDRSLIAGASAFAGLSAEALDEILSRAEILRLLKGETAFRQGEKADRFFLLLHGRLRVTRVNAQGAQILVRFIAPNDLFGVAMAIGAAAYPGTATAATESLALAWPNASWAELIATYPSLAVQAMQSLGARLQDTQDRVLELSTRNVERRIAGAVLKLARQAGRKTDEGVLIDFPLSRQDLAEMTGATLHTVSRTMSAWEAKGLVACGRQRVVVRDEPGLAAIANSDE; this is encoded by the coding sequence GTGGCTAGGCTTGATCGATCCCTGATCGCAGGCGCGTCGGCCTTCGCCGGACTGAGCGCCGAAGCGCTCGACGAAATCCTGAGCAGGGCGGAGATTCTGCGTCTGCTCAAAGGCGAGACCGCGTTCCGCCAGGGCGAAAAGGCCGACCGCTTCTTCCTGCTGCTGCACGGACGGCTGCGCGTCACCCGGGTCAATGCGCAGGGCGCGCAGATTCTGGTCCGCTTCATCGCGCCCAACGACCTGTTCGGCGTCGCCATGGCGATCGGCGCGGCGGCCTATCCGGGAACGGCCACAGCGGCGACGGAATCGCTCGCGCTGGCCTGGCCCAATGCTTCCTGGGCGGAGCTGATCGCGACCTATCCCAGCCTCGCGGTCCAGGCGATGCAATCGCTCGGCGCGCGCCTGCAGGATACGCAGGACCGCGTCCTCGAACTCTCCACCCGGAACGTCGAGCGGCGCATCGCCGGCGCGGTGCTGAAACTGGCGCGCCAGGCGGGGCGCAAGACCGACGAGGGCGTGCTGATCGACTTCCCGCTTTCGCGTCAGGACCTCGCCGAAATGACCGGCGCGACGCTGCACACGGTCAGCCGGACCATGAGCGCCTGGGAGGCAAAGGGGCTGGTCGCCTGCGGCCGCCAGCGCGTCGTCGTTCGTGACGAGCCGGGGCTCGCCGCGATCGCGAATTCGGATGAGTGA
- a CDS encoding GntR family transcriptional regulator codes for MRLATQFEYRTMKNGSFDPPFSELIVERLRPDRGLAEPVYQQMARAFAEMVEAGEIREGQSLPAERILAERLNLSRTTIRRFYEELRRDHGLTSNRRSGPVVVAPPRLSPRMGALKGFTDEMLELGVEPTTRLLSREIVQDRMIASIFGRPSSSQFLKLVRLRLGDGEPLSRETAWFDLTVAPELAGWDVRGSAYHFISDVCGIRLCDAEQTIEAVLSSAEENAAFGFSQPQPCLLIKRRTHAASGQIVEYVEGVFRGDAYSYRTRLNASVRG; via the coding sequence ATGCGGCTGGCGACCCAGTTCGAATATCGCACGATGAAAAATGGAAGTTTCGATCCGCCTTTCAGCGAGTTGATTGTCGAGCGGCTCAGGCCCGACCGGGGATTGGCCGAACCCGTCTATCAACAGATGGCGCGGGCCTTTGCGGAAATGGTCGAGGCCGGCGAAATCCGCGAGGGCCAGAGCCTGCCGGCCGAGCGCATTCTCGCGGAACGGCTCAATCTGAGCCGCACTACCATCCGCCGTTTTTACGAGGAATTGCGCCGCGACCATGGCCTGACGTCGAACCGGCGCTCGGGGCCGGTGGTGGTCGCCCCGCCCCGCCTGTCGCCGCGCATGGGCGCGCTCAAGGGGTTCACCGATGAAATGCTCGAACTCGGCGTCGAACCGACGACCCGGCTGCTTTCGCGCGAGATCGTCCAGGATCGCATGATCGCTTCGATTTTCGGCCGCCCGTCATCCTCGCAATTCCTGAAACTGGTCCGTCTGCGCCTGGGCGACGGCGAGCCCCTGTCGCGCGAGACGGCCTGGTTCGACCTGACGGTCGCGCCCGAACTCGCCGGCTGGGACGTGCGCGGCTCGGCCTATCATTTCATTTCCGACGTTTGCGGCATCAGGCTGTGCGACGCCGAGCAGACGATCGAAGCAGTGCTGAGTTCGGCGGAAGAAAACGCTGCCTTCGGCTTTTCGCAACCACAGCCCTGCCTGCTGATCAAGCGCCGGACTCACGCCGCCAGCGGCCAGATCGTCGAATATGTCGAAGGCGTCTTTCGCGGCGACGCCTATTCCTACCGGACCCGGCTCAACGCGTCCGTTCGCGGATGA